Within the Chromatiales bacterium genome, the region GCAGCGCTTCCGCTGCCGCCGTATCGATGTCGAGGATGCGCGCATGTGCATAGGGCGAGCGGAGTACATAGAGATGCAGCATCCCCGCGCCGAGTTCATCGTCGGCGAAGAGCCCCTTCCCGCGTACCAGCCGCTCGTCTTCCTTGCGCCGCAAGGAGGTTCCTACCCAACTCATGATGCACTCCCTCGTTGCATGGTCTCAGCCGGCCATCTCAGCCGGCCTTGCCGGGCGACAGCGCCGCCTGAATGGCATCGATGAGACGCTGAATGTCTTTCTTGGCAATCGGCCGGATCAGTCCGCCGGCCAGCGCGACCAGCTTGCCGAACATGCTGAGATCGCCCTCCCATTTGACCCGCGTACCACCGTCATCCAGCGCCTCGAGATCGAAAGAGGTCAGCATGTTGAAGGCGCTGCCCATGACCTTGCCCTTGCCGCTGTATGCGGCACGACGCGGCGCCTCCTCACCTTCGAGGGCCAGCGTGACGACTGCCGAGCCGCGGATCTTGCCAACCCCGACGTCAACCGTCACATCGGTGGTGCGCTCATCCTTCACTTCCAGACTGCGATAGGTGGGCAGCAACGGCGCAAACTTCTGCGGATCGGCAAGAAGATCGTAGACTTCCTGCGGCGATGCCGTCACGGTGAACTCGCCGTCGAACTTGATACCCATCTAGCCATCCCCCCGCAGCTCGGTGGCGGCTGCTTCAATCGCCTTGAAAATATTCTGGTAACCGGTGCAGCGGCACAGATTGCCCTGGATCGCCTTGCGGATATCCCTGGCACTCGGGTCCGGATTGGCGGCGAGCAGCGCATGCGCGGACATCATCATGCCGGGCGTGCAATA harbors:
- a CDS encoding SRPBCC family protein, translated to MGIKFDGEFTVTASPQEVYDLLADPQKFAPLLPTYRSLEVKDERTTDVTVDVGVGKIRGSAVVTLALEGEEAPRRAAYSGKGKVMGSAFNMLTSFDLEALDDGGTRVKWEGDLSMFGKLVALAGGLIRPIAKKDIQRLIDAIQAALSPGKAG